In Chanodichthys erythropterus isolate Z2021 chromosome 11, ASM2448905v1, whole genome shotgun sequence, a single window of DNA contains:
- the LOC137031101 gene encoding amino acid transporter heavy chain SLC3A2-like isoform X1, protein MNKEDDMKDVELNEMDQEKQPMTGETPTGTEKNGCVKVKVPEDTEVKFTGLSKEELMKVAGTTGWVRTRWALLVLFWLGWVGMLAGAIVIIVQAPRCKPIPEMNWWNEGLLYQISDVNAFSDNGLKGVEEKLDYLSQIKVKGLVLGPIHTVQAGQSSTLELTSINPEFGSESQLISLLDRAHRKGISIVLDLTPDYEGVSAWFINAATVAEQLKEACVYWLSKGVDGIFLSHLNDIANTEAWPSIQGIFNRTDGTKKTALMGSVTGLSVDDISVLLNRSGVDLLLTGLPDPAESGVKQAQEIQVLYSGHLQTSLGWSLSGRTLGSLASRTPAVPVKLFHTLLFTLPGTPVFKAGDEVGLKAGEKLEAMWDLESKAEDANTTAKTVQEERTAVRDFFKALSDLKGKERSLLHGEYYSLYSSPTSLAFLRLWDQSERFLVALNWGNDSVTMMLTNSDLPAEARVRATTDAENLAVDSKVSVEKLELGPKQAVLLSYPFPG, encoded by the exons ATGAATAAAGAAGACGACATGAAGGACGTAGAACTGAACGAGATGGATCAGGAAAAACAACCGATGACCGGAGAAACTCCGACAGGCACGGAAAAAAACGGCTGCGTAAAGGTCAAAGTTCCTGAGGACACAGAAGTCAAATTTACGGGCCTCTCCAAAGAGGAGTTAATGAAAGTCGCCGGTACAACTGG GTGGGTTCGGACTCGTTGGGCCTTGCTGGTTCTGTTCTGGCTTGGCTGGGTTGGCATGTTAGCTGGAGCAATAGTGATCATAGTACAGGCCCCACGCTGTAAACCCATTCCTGAGATGAACTGGTGGAACGAAGGTCTTCTGTATCAGATATCTGACGTCAATGCTTTCTCTGACAATGGATTGAAAG GAGTGGAGGAGAAGCTGGACTATCTGAGCCAGATAAAGGTGAAAGGTCTTGTTTTGGGTCCGATACACACCGTGCAAGCAGGCCAGTCGAGCACACTGGAACTAACTTCCATTAACCCTGAATTTGGCTCTGAAAGCCAGCTGATTTCTCTGTTGGACCGAGCACATAGAAAAG GAATCTCCATAGTGCTGGATCTAACTCCTGATTATGAGGGAGTTTCAGCATGGTTCATCAATGCTGCTACTGTTGCTGAGCAACTCAAA GAAGCTTGCGTATACTGGCTCAGTAAGGGGGTGGATGGCATCTTCTTGTCTCATCTGAATGACATCGCAAACACTGAAGCCTGGCCGTCTATTCAAGGCATATTCAACAGAACCGACGGGACCAAAAAAAC AGCTCTGATGGGATCAGTCACCGGCCTTTCTGTGGATGACATCTCTGTTCTGCTGAACCGCTCAGGTGTTGACCTGCTCCTGACTGGACTGCCTGATCCGGCCGAGTCCGGCGTAAAACAGGCCCAGGAAATCCAGGTGCTCTACTCTGGTCATCTGCAGACGAGTCTGGGCTGGAGTCTGAGTGGACGGACTCTGGGCTCTCTGGCTTCCAGAACTCCAGCAGTGCCAGTGAAGCTCTTTCACACCCTGCTGTTCACACTGCCCGGCACACCTGTGTTCAAAGCCGGAGATGAGGTCGGCCTGAAGGCAGGG GAGAAACTTGAAGCGATGTGGGACTTGGAAAGTAAAGCAGAAGATGCCAATACAACAGCAAag ACTGTACAGGAAGAGCGTACCGCAGTGCGTGACTTCTTTAAAGCGCTCAGTGATCTGAAAGGAAAAGAGCGATCGCTTCTGCATGGAGAATATTACAGCCTTTACAGTTCACCCACTTCAttagcatttctccgcctttgGGACCAGAGCGAACGCTTCCTGGTCGCCTTAAACTGGGGGAATGACTCTGTTACCATGATGCTGACCAACAGCGACCTGCCAGCCGAGGCTCGGGTCCGTGCCACCACAGATGCAGAGAATCTTGCTGTGGATAGCAAGGTGTCAGTAGAGAAGTTAGAGCTTGGGCCCAAACAGGCTGTTCTGTTGTCTTATCCTTTTCCTGgctag
- the zgc:103586 gene encoding zgc:103586 — protein sequence MAVAELVAKCLQAREMAYCPYSGFPVGAAILTTGGAIITGCNVENASYGLTVCAERNAIQRAVAEGYRRFTAIAVTCDIKDSFVGPCGACRQVLMEFGAEWDVYLTKPDGSYKKTSLRDLLPLAFTPAHLQKN from the exons ATGGCTG TTGCGGAACTAGTGGCAAAATGCTTGCAGGCACGAGAAATGGCTTACTGTCCGTACAGTGGGTTTCCAGTCGGCGCTGCCATTTTGACGACAGGGGGCGCCATTATCACTG GCTGTAATGTTGAGAATGCCTCCTATGGTCTTACCGTATGTGCGGAGAGAAATGCCATACAGAGAGCGGTCGCGGAAGGCTACCGAAGATTTACAGCCATAGCTGTCACATG TGATATCAAAGATAGTTTTGTAGGACCCTGTGGTGCTTGTCGACAGGTATTAATGGAG TTTGGCGCTGAATGGGACGTTTACCTCACTAAGCCAGACGGAAGCTATAAGAAGACCAGTCTCAGAGATCTCTTGCCTTTGGCATTCACCCCAGCTCACCTGCAAAAGAACTGA
- the LOC137031101 gene encoding amino acid transporter heavy chain SLC3A2-like isoform X2 yields the protein MLAGAIVIIVQAPRCKPIPEMNWWNEGLLYQISDVNAFSDNGLKGVEEKLDYLSQIKVKGLVLGPIHTVQAGQSSTLELTSINPEFGSESQLISLLDRAHRKGISIVLDLTPDYEGVSAWFINAATVAEQLKEACVYWLSKGVDGIFLSHLNDIANTEAWPSIQGIFNRTDGTKKTALMGSVTGLSVDDISVLLNRSGVDLLLTGLPDPAESGVKQAQEIQVLYSGHLQTSLGWSLSGRTLGSLASRTPAVPVKLFHTLLFTLPGTPVFKAGDEVGLKAGEKLEAMWDLESKAEDANTTAKTVQEERTAVRDFFKALSDLKGKERSLLHGEYYSLYSSPTSLAFLRLWDQSERFLVALNWGNDSVTMMLTNSDLPAEARVRATTDAENLAVDSKVSVEKLELGPKQAVLLSYPFPG from the exons ATGTTAGCTGGAGCAATAGTGATCATAGTACAGGCCCCACGCTGTAAACCCATTCCTGAGATGAACTGGTGGAACGAAGGTCTTCTGTATCAGATATCTGACGTCAATGCTTTCTCTGACAATGGATTGAAAG GAGTGGAGGAGAAGCTGGACTATCTGAGCCAGATAAAGGTGAAAGGTCTTGTTTTGGGTCCGATACACACCGTGCAAGCAGGCCAGTCGAGCACACTGGAACTAACTTCCATTAACCCTGAATTTGGCTCTGAAAGCCAGCTGATTTCTCTGTTGGACCGAGCACATAGAAAAG GAATCTCCATAGTGCTGGATCTAACTCCTGATTATGAGGGAGTTTCAGCATGGTTCATCAATGCTGCTACTGTTGCTGAGCAACTCAAA GAAGCTTGCGTATACTGGCTCAGTAAGGGGGTGGATGGCATCTTCTTGTCTCATCTGAATGACATCGCAAACACTGAAGCCTGGCCGTCTATTCAAGGCATATTCAACAGAACCGACGGGACCAAAAAAAC AGCTCTGATGGGATCAGTCACCGGCCTTTCTGTGGATGACATCTCTGTTCTGCTGAACCGCTCAGGTGTTGACCTGCTCCTGACTGGACTGCCTGATCCGGCCGAGTCCGGCGTAAAACAGGCCCAGGAAATCCAGGTGCTCTACTCTGGTCATCTGCAGACGAGTCTGGGCTGGAGTCTGAGTGGACGGACTCTGGGCTCTCTGGCTTCCAGAACTCCAGCAGTGCCAGTGAAGCTCTTTCACACCCTGCTGTTCACACTGCCCGGCACACCTGTGTTCAAAGCCGGAGATGAGGTCGGCCTGAAGGCAGGG GAGAAACTTGAAGCGATGTGGGACTTGGAAAGTAAAGCAGAAGATGCCAATACAACAGCAAag ACTGTACAGGAAGAGCGTACCGCAGTGCGTGACTTCTTTAAAGCGCTCAGTGATCTGAAAGGAAAAGAGCGATCGCTTCTGCATGGAGAATATTACAGCCTTTACAGTTCACCCACTTCAttagcatttctccgcctttgGGACCAGAGCGAACGCTTCCTGGTCGCCTTAAACTGGGGGAATGACTCTGTTACCATGATGCTGACCAACAGCGACCTGCCAGCCGAGGCTCGGGTCCGTGCCACCACAGATGCAGAGAATCTTGCTGTGGATAGCAAGGTGTCAGTAGAGAAGTTAGAGCTTGGGCCCAAACAGGCTGTTCTGTTGTCTTATCCTTTTCCTGgctag
- the LOC137030707 gene encoding transmembrane protein 272-like, which produces MDPKQMWNYVKSPPGGTNTACLVISKLLLLALPIAQIAIGAVYLQDCPQQHYIPLYVLVCGVFSILLALLSCLPCARETEETSRTMLSFICTVWNALVSTFLFCWLISGSVWIYSIYPPNYNQTLAEVPYCNKTLYLFAFWTTTLGYVLLGVALLLGCCFCICTCICGLTKVSFLGLFRGSLAKDTYELLALSMLFISISIILYLFVVCWFITVLN; this is translated from the exons ATGGATCCAAAGCAAATGTGGAATTATGTGAAATCTCCTCCAGGAGGAACTAATACAGCTTGCCTTG TGATTTCAAAACTACTACTCCTGGCTCTTCCCATTGCTCAGATTGCAATAG GTGCAGTATATCTTCAAGACTGTCCCCAGCAGCACTATATCCCACTGTATGTGCTGGTATGTGGAGTGTTTAGTATACTTCTGGCCTTGTTGTCTTGTCTGCCCTGTGCCAGGGAGACAGAGGAAACGAGTCGTACTATGCTCAGCTTCATCTGCACTGTGTGGAATGCTCTGGTTTCTACCTTCTTGTTCTGCTGGCTGATCAGTG gcAGTGTGTGGATTTACTCTATTTACCCTCCTAACTACAACCAAACCCTGGCTGAAGTTCCCTACTGCAATAAGACCCTCTACTTGTTTGCATTCTGGACCACCACTCTGGGATATGTTCTGTTAGGTGTGGCGCTGTTGCTTGGATGCTGTTTCTGTATCTGTACTTGCATTTGTGGATTAacaaaag TCAGCTTTCTAGGCTTGTTCCGTGGTTCGCTTGCAAAAGACACCTATGAGTTGCTAGCATTGTCTATGCTGTTCATCTCCATCAGCATCATCCTCTACCTGTTTGTTGTCTGCTGGTTCATCACAG ttctgaattGA